Proteins from a single region of Lelliottia sp. JS-SCA-14:
- the ubiF gene encoding 3-demethoxyubiquinol 3-hydroxylase has translation MTLQKTEIAVVGGGMVGGALALGLAQQGFQVTVIEQAAPPAFDETQQPDVRISAISAASVDLLRGLGVWEAILAMRAHPYRRLETWEWENAHVTFNAAELKLPLLGYMVENNVLQLALWQALEAHDKVTLRVPDSLKALHRHEGGYLLELDNGDELAVKLVVGADGANSQVRQMAGIGIHAWQYQQSCMLITVKCENDPGDSTWQHFTPNGPHAFLPLFGNWASLVWYDTPARIRQLQSLSMEQLQREIDKHFPARLGKVTPVAAGGFPLTRRHALQYAREGLALVGDAAHTIHPLAGQGVNLGYRDVEALLSVMSSARGHAEPWASAAVLKRYQTRRMADNFLMQSGMDLFYAGFSNDLAPVRVLRNIGLMAAERAGGLKRQALKYALGL, from the coding sequence ATGACACTCCAGAAAACCGAAATCGCCGTGGTCGGCGGCGGGATGGTCGGCGGCGCGCTGGCGCTTGGGCTGGCACAACAGGGATTCCAGGTAACGGTGATCGAGCAGGCCGCACCGCCTGCGTTTGACGAAACCCAGCAGCCGGACGTGCGGATCTCGGCGATCAGCGCCGCGTCGGTCGATCTGCTGCGCGGTCTGGGCGTGTGGGAGGCAATCCTCGCGATGCGCGCCCATCCGTATCGTCGTCTGGAGACCTGGGAGTGGGAAAACGCCCATGTGACGTTTAACGCCGCGGAGCTCAAGCTGCCGCTGCTGGGCTACATGGTGGAAAACAACGTCCTGCAGTTGGCGCTCTGGCAGGCGCTGGAGGCGCACGACAAGGTGACGCTGCGGGTGCCGGATTCGCTGAAAGCACTGCATCGCCATGAAGGCGGCTATTTGCTGGAGCTGGATAACGGTGATGAGTTGGCGGTGAAGCTGGTGGTCGGGGCCGATGGCGCAAATTCCCAGGTGCGTCAGATGGCCGGGATCGGCATTCACGCCTGGCAGTATCAACAATCCTGCATGCTGATTACCGTCAAATGCGAAAACGATCCGGGCGACAGCACCTGGCAGCATTTTACCCCCAACGGCCCACACGCCTTTTTACCGCTGTTTGGAAACTGGGCGTCGCTGGTGTGGTACGACACCCCGGCGCGTATTCGCCAGCTGCAGAGTTTGTCGATGGAGCAGCTGCAGCGCGAAATCGATAAACATTTCCCGGCGCGTCTTGGCAAGGTGACGCCGGTGGCGGCGGGCGGATTCCCGTTAACACGTCGCCATGCCCTGCAATATGCCCGCGAAGGGCTCGCGCTGGTGGGGGATGCGGCGCATACCATTCATCCGCTGGCGGGGCAGGGCGTAAACCTGGGCTATCGTGACGTGGAAGCGTTGTTGTCGGTGATGAGCAGCGCGCGCGGCCATGCGGAACCCTGGGCGAGTGCAGCGGTGCTGAAGCGCTACCAGACGCGGCGCATGGCGGATAATTTCCTGATGCAGTCAGGGATGGATCTGTTTTACGCGGGGTTCAGCAACGATCTTGCACCGGTGCGGGTTCTGCGCAATATCGGCCTGATGGCGGCAGAGCGCGCAGGCGGCCTGAAACGTCAGGCACTGAAATACGCGCTCGGTCTCTAG
- the asnB gene encoding asparagine synthase B: MCSIFGVLDIKTDAGELRKKALELSRLMRHRGPDWSGVYASDKAILAHERLSIVDVNAGAQPLYNEKKTHALAVNGEIYNHQALRAEYGDRYAFQTGSDCEVILALYQEKGPEFLDDLQGMFAFALYDSEQDAYLIGRDHIGIIPLYMGHDEHGNFYVASEMKALVPVCRTIKEFPAGSYLWSKDGEIRQYYQRDWFDFDAVKDNVTDKNALRQALEDSVKSHLMSDVPYGVLLSGGLDSSVISAITKKFAARRVEDGERSEAWWPQLHSFAVGLEGAPDLKAAQEVANHLGTVHHEIHFTVQEGLDAIRDVIYHIETYDVTTIRASTPMYLMSRKIKAMGIKMVLSGEGSDEVFGGYLYFHKAPNAKELHEETVRKLQALHMFDCARANKAMSAWGVEARVPFLDKSFLDVAMRINPQDKMCGNGKMEKHILRECFESYLPASVAWRQKEQFSDGVGYSWIDTLKEVAAKQVSDQQLETASFRFPYNTPGSKEAYLYREIFEELFPVASAAECVPGGPSVACSSAKAIEWDESFKSMNDPSGRAVGVHQSAYK, from the coding sequence ATGTGTTCAATTTTTGGCGTACTGGATATCAAGACTGACGCGGGCGAACTGCGTAAAAAGGCACTGGAACTCTCTCGCCTGATGCGTCACCGCGGCCCGGACTGGTCCGGCGTGTACGCAAGCGATAAAGCGATTCTCGCTCACGAACGTCTGTCGATTGTCGATGTCAATGCCGGTGCCCAGCCGCTGTATAACGAGAAAAAAACGCATGCGCTGGCCGTTAACGGTGAAATCTACAACCATCAGGCGTTGCGCGCAGAGTATGGCGATCGTTACGCTTTCCAGACCGGTTCCGACTGCGAAGTGATCCTCGCCCTGTATCAGGAAAAAGGGCCGGAATTCCTCGACGATCTGCAGGGTATGTTTGCCTTTGCGCTGTACGACAGCGAACAAGACGCCTACCTGATTGGCCGCGACCACATCGGGATTATCCCGCTGTATATGGGCCACGACGAACACGGTAACTTCTACGTCGCCTCTGAAATGAAAGCTCTGGTTCCGGTTTGCCGCACCATTAAAGAGTTCCCGGCAGGCAGCTACCTGTGGAGCAAAGACGGTGAAATCCGTCAGTACTACCAGCGCGACTGGTTCGATTTCGACGCGGTGAAAGACAACGTCACCGACAAAAACGCCCTGCGTCAGGCGCTGGAAGATTCCGTAAAAAGTCACCTGATGTCTGACGTGCCTTACGGCGTGCTGCTCTCCGGTGGCCTGGACTCCTCCGTGATCTCGGCGATCACCAAAAAATTCGCCGCTCGCCGCGTGGAAGATGGGGAGCGCTCTGAAGCCTGGTGGCCGCAGCTGCACTCCTTCGCCGTCGGCCTGGAAGGTGCACCAGATCTGAAAGCCGCGCAGGAAGTGGCAAACCATCTGGGCACCGTGCACCATGAAATTCACTTCACCGTGCAGGAAGGTCTGGACGCGATCCGCGACGTGATCTATCACATCGAAACCTACGATGTGACCACCATTCGCGCCTCGACGCCGATGTATCTGATGTCCCGAAAAATCAAAGCGATGGGCATTAAAATGGTGCTGTCAGGCGAAGGATCTGACGAAGTCTTTGGCGGCTATCTGTACTTCCATAAAGCGCCAAACGCCAAAGAGCTGCATGAAGAGACGGTACGTAAACTGCAGGCGCTGCACATGTTTGACTGCGCGCGTGCCAACAAAGCGATGTCCGCCTGGGGCGTGGAAGCCCGCGTACCCTTCCTGGATAAGTCTTTCCTCGACGTGGCGATGCGCATCAACCCGCAGGACAAAATGTGCGGCAACGGGAAAATGGAAAAACATATCCTGCGTGAATGTTTCGAATCTTACCTGCCGGCAAGCGTCGCCTGGCGTCAGAAAGAGCAGTTCTCCGATGGCGTGGGCTACAGCTGGATCGACACCCTGAAAGAGGTGGCCGCGAAGCAAGTTTCCGATCAACAGCTGGAAACCGCGAGCTTCCGCTTCCCGTACAACACGCCGGGATCGAAAGAAGCGTATCTGTACCGTGAAATCTTCGAAGAGCTGTTCCCGGTCGCGAGCGCAGCGGAATGCGTCCCTGGCGGTCCGTCAGTGGCCTGCTCCTCGGCGAAAGCCATCGAATGGGATGAATCCTTCAAATCCATGAACGATCCATCAGGACGCGCGGTGGGTGTTCACCAGTCTGCTTATAAGTAA
- the nagD gene encoding ribonucleotide monophosphatase NagD, protein MTIQNVICDIDGVLMHDNVAVPGAAEFLNRILEKGMPLVLLTNYPSQTGQDLANRFATAGVDVPDSVFYTSAMATADFLKRQEGKKAYVVGEGALIHELYKAGFTITDVNPDFVIVGETRSFNWEMMHKAAYFVANGARFIATNPDTHGRGYYPACGALCAGIEKISGRKPFVVGKPSPWIVRAALNKMQAHSEQTVIVGDNLRTDILAGFQAGLETILVLSGVSTLDDIDAMPFRPSWIYPSVAEIDVI, encoded by the coding sequence ATGACCATTCAGAATGTGATTTGTGATATTGACGGCGTGCTGATGCACGATAACGTTGCGGTGCCCGGTGCCGCTGAGTTTCTGAACCGTATTCTGGAAAAAGGAATGCCGCTGGTTCTGCTGACCAACTATCCGTCGCAGACCGGGCAGGATCTGGCCAACCGCTTCGCCACCGCCGGTGTCGACGTGCCGGACAGCGTGTTTTACACCTCCGCGATGGCCACCGCCGATTTCCTGAAACGTCAGGAAGGCAAAAAGGCATACGTGGTCGGGGAAGGCGCGCTGATCCACGAGCTGTATAAAGCAGGCTTTACCATCACCGACGTGAACCCGGATTTTGTCATCGTCGGCGAGACCCGCTCCTTTAACTGGGAAATGATGCACAAAGCCGCTTACTTCGTGGCGAATGGCGCGCGCTTTATTGCCACCAACCCGGATACGCACGGTCGCGGCTATTACCCGGCGTGCGGCGCGCTCTGCGCAGGCATCGAGAAAATCTCGGGCCGCAAACCTTTCGTGGTCGGCAAACCGAGCCCGTGGATTGTCCGCGCGGCGCTCAACAAAATGCAGGCGCACTCCGAGCAAACGGTGATTGTCGGCGATAACCTGCGCACGGATATTCTGGCCGGTTTCCAGGCCGGGCTTGAGACGATCCTCGTGCTCTCGGGCGTGTCGACGCTGGACGACATCGACGCCATGCCGTTCCGGCCGAGCTGGATTTATCCGTCGGTGGCCGAAATCGACGTTATCTGA
- the nagC gene encoding DNA-binding transcriptional regulator NagC: protein MTSGGQAQIGNVDLVKQLNSAAVYRLIDQHGPISRIQIAEQSQLAPASVTKITRQLIERGLIKEVDQQASTGGRRAISIITETRNFHAIGVRLGRHDTTLTLYDLSSKVVAEEHYPLPERTQETLEHALLNTIALFIESCQRKIRELIAISVILPGLVDPESGVIRYMPHIQVENWGLVGALEKRFNVTCYVGHDIRSLALAEHYFGASQDCEDSILVRVHRGTGAGIISNGRIFIGRNGNVGEIGHIQVDPLGERCHCGNFGCLETVAANAAIEHRVRHLLEQGYQSRITLEDCKINTICKAANKGDALACEVIEQVGRHLGKTIAIAINLFNPQKVVIAGEITEAEKVLLPAIEGCINTQALKAFRQNLPVVRSTLDHRSAIGAFALVKRAMLNGLLLQRLLES, encoded by the coding sequence ATGACATCTGGCGGACAAGCTCAAATTGGTAATGTTGACCTCGTTAAACAACTTAACAGTGCGGCTGTTTACCGCCTGATTGACCAGCATGGTCCAATCTCGCGGATTCAGATCGCCGAACAGAGCCAGCTTGCCCCCGCCAGCGTGACCAAAATCACGCGTCAGCTGATTGAGCGCGGCTTGATCAAAGAAGTCGATCAGCAGGCCTCCACCGGGGGCCGCCGCGCCATCTCTATCATTACCGAAACCCGCAATTTCCACGCCATTGGCGTACGCCTTGGCCGTCACGACACCACGCTCACCCTGTACGATCTGAGCAGCAAAGTGGTGGCAGAAGAGCACTATCCCCTGCCGGAACGCACCCAGGAAACCCTGGAGCACGCCCTGCTGAATACCATCGCGCTGTTTATTGAAAGCTGTCAGCGTAAAATCCGCGAGCTGATCGCCATCTCGGTGATCCTGCCAGGTCTGGTCGACCCGGAAAGCGGCGTGATTCGCTACATGCCGCACATCCAGGTCGAAAACTGGGGGCTGGTCGGCGCGCTGGAAAAACGTTTCAACGTCACCTGTTATGTCGGGCACGATATCCGCAGCCTGGCGCTGGCGGAGCACTACTTTGGTGCGAGTCAGGATTGCGAAGACTCTATTCTGGTGCGCGTCCACCGCGGTACGGGCGCCGGGATTATCTCCAACGGACGCATTTTTATTGGCCGTAACGGCAACGTCGGCGAGATCGGCCATATCCAGGTCGATCCCCTCGGCGAGCGCTGCCACTGTGGGAACTTCGGCTGTCTGGAAACCGTCGCTGCTAACGCCGCGATTGAACACCGGGTGCGCCATCTGCTCGAGCAGGGCTATCAAAGCCGCATCACGCTTGAAGACTGCAAGATCAACACCATCTGCAAAGCCGCCAACAAAGGCGACGCCCTCGCCTGCGAGGTGATTGAGCAAGTGGGCCGCCATCTGGGCAAAACCATCGCCATTGCCATCAACCTGTTTAACCCGCAGAAAGTGGTGATCGCCGGTGAGATCACCGAGGCGGAAAAAGTGCTGCTTCCGGCGATCGAAGGCTGCATTAATACTCAGGCGCTGAAAGCCTTCCGTCAGAATCTGCCGGTGGTGCGCTCGACGCTCGATCACCGCTCCGCCATTGGTGCTTTTGCGCTGGTGAAACGCGCCATGCTTAACGGTCTGCTGCTCCAGCGTTTGCTGGAAAGCTAA
- the nagA gene encoding N-acetylglucosamine-6-phosphate deacetylase has product MYALTHGRIYTGHEILDDHAIVIANGLIERVCPQAELPPEIEQRSLNGAIISPGFIDVQLNGCGGVQFNDSPEAVTVETLEIMQKANEKSGCTSYLPTLITSDDELMKQGIRVMREYLAKYPHQALGLHLEGPWLNIVKKGTHNPNYVRKPDAELVDFMCANADVITKVTLAPEMTGPEVISKLAAAGIVVSAGHSNATLAEAKTGFRAGITFATHLYNAMPYITGREPGLVGAILDEPDVYCGIIADGLHVDYTNIRNAKRLKGDKLCLVTDATAPAGANIEQFIFAGKTIYYRNGLCVDENGTLSGSALTMIEGVRNLVEHCGIALDEVLRMATLYPARAIGVDKQLGGIAPGMVANLTAFTRDYKIIKTIVNGNEVVTE; this is encoded by the coding sequence ATGTACGCTTTAACCCACGGTCGGATTTATACCGGCCATGAAATTCTGGATGACCATGCGATTGTTATCGCCAATGGCCTGATTGAACGTGTCTGCCCGCAGGCTGAACTGCCGCCGGAGATCGAACAGCGCTCACTCAATGGAGCAATCATCTCCCCCGGTTTTATCGACGTCCAGCTGAACGGCTGCGGCGGCGTGCAGTTCAACGACTCGCCAGAGGCGGTCACCGTTGAAACGCTGGAGATCATGCAGAAAGCCAATGAGAAATCGGGCTGCACCAGCTATCTGCCAACGCTCATCACCTCCGACGACGAATTAATGAAGCAAGGTATCCGCGTGATGCGTGAATACCTGGCGAAATACCCGCATCAGGCGCTGGGTCTGCACCTTGAAGGTCCGTGGTTGAACATTGTTAAGAAAGGCACCCACAATCCGAATTATGTGCGCAAGCCGGACGCCGAGCTGGTCGACTTCATGTGCGCGAACGCGGACGTGATCACCAAAGTGACGCTGGCCCCTGAAATGACCGGGCCGGAAGTGATCAGCAAACTGGCAGCCGCCGGTATCGTGGTTTCCGCGGGTCACTCTAACGCGACGCTCGCCGAAGCGAAAACCGGTTTCCGCGCAGGCATTACCTTTGCGACCCACCTTTATAACGCCATGCCGTACATTACCGGCCGCGAACCAGGCCTTGTCGGTGCGATTCTTGATGAGCCAGACGTTTACTGTGGCATTATCGCTGATGGCCTGCATGTGGATTACACCAACATCCGCAACGCGAAACGCCTGAAAGGCGATAAGCTGTGCCTGGTGACTGACGCCACGGCGCCAGCAGGTGCAAATATTGAGCAGTTCATTTTTGCTGGTAAAACAATATACTACCGCAATGGATTGTGCGTGGATGAGAACGGAACGCTGAGCGGCTCTGCGCTGACGATGATCGAAGGGGTACGTAACCTGGTTGAGCATTGCGGCATTGCGCTGGATGAAGTGCTGCGTATGGCAACGCTCTACCCGGCTCGCGCGATTGGCGTGGACAAACAGCTGGGCGGTATCGCTCCGGGCATGGTGGCCAACCTCACCGCCTTCACACGCGATTATAAAATTATTAAGACCATCGTTAATGGTAACGAGGTCGTCACTGAGTAA
- the nagB gene encoding glucosamine-6-phosphate deaminase has product MRLIPLATAEQVGKWAARHIVNRINAFKPTADRPFVLGLPTGGTPLTAYKALVEMHKSGQVSFKHVVTFNMDEYVGLAKEHPESYHSFMHRNFFDHVDIQPENINLLNGNAPDIDAECRQYEEKIRSYGKINLFMGGVGNDGHIAFNEPASSLASRTRIKTLTHDTRVANSRFFDGDVNQVPKYALTVGVGTLLDAEEVMILVLGNVKAQALQAAVEGNVNHMWTISCLQLHPKAVVVCDEPSTMELKVKTLKYFNELEAENIKGL; this is encoded by the coding sequence ATGAGACTGATTCCCCTGGCTACAGCTGAACAAGTCGGAAAATGGGCTGCACGCCATATCGTTAACCGTATCAACGCGTTCAAACCTACCGCCGATCGTCCTTTCGTTCTCGGCCTGCCAACCGGTGGCACTCCGCTGACCGCGTATAAAGCTCTGGTCGAAATGCATAAATCAGGCCAGGTTAGCTTCAAACATGTTGTCACCTTCAACATGGACGAATACGTGGGCTTAGCGAAAGAGCATCCGGAGAGCTACCATAGCTTCATGCACCGTAATTTCTTTGATCACGTTGATATTCAACCTGAAAATATTAACCTGCTGAATGGAAACGCGCCTGATATTGACGCAGAATGCCGTCAGTACGAAGAAAAAATCCGCTCTTACGGCAAAATTAACCTGTTCATGGGCGGCGTGGGCAACGACGGGCACATCGCGTTCAACGAACCGGCTTCTTCTCTGGCCTCTCGTACCCGTATTAAAACCCTGACCCATGACACCCGCGTGGCAAACTCTCGCTTCTTCGACGGCGACGTAAATCAGGTGCCAAAATACGCCCTGACCGTTGGCGTGGGCACCCTGCTGGATGCCGAAGAAGTGATGATTCTGGTGCTGGGCAACGTGAAAGCGCAGGCGCTGCAAGCCGCCGTTGAAGGCAACGTGAACCACATGTGGACCATCAGCTGCCTGCAGCTGCATCCTAAAGCGGTTGTGGTGTGCGACGAGCCGTCCACCATGGAACTGAAAGTGAAGACGCTGAAATACTTCAACGAGTTAGAAGCTGAAAACATTAAAGGTCTGTAA
- the nagE gene encoding N-acetylglucosamine-specific PTS transporter subunit IIBC, giving the protein MSILGYLQKVGRALMVPVATLPAAAILMGVGYWIDPVSWGGDNALAALFIKSGSAIIDNMSVLFAIGVAYGMSKDKDGAAALTGFVGFLVLTTLCSPAAVAMIQKIPVDQVPAAFGKISNQFVGILVGIISAELYNRFSGVELPKALSFFSGRRLVPILTSFVMIAVAFILMYVWPVIFDGLVNFGEHIQKLGSAGAGIYAFFNRLLIPVGLHHALNSVFWFDVAGINDIPNFLGGAQSIETGKGIVGITGRYQAGFFPIMMFGLPGAALAIYHCARPENKAKVLGIMMAGAFAAFFTGITEPLEFSFMFVAPVLYVIHAVLTGISVFIAASMHWIAGFGFSAGLVDMVLSSRNPLATHWWMLIPQGLVFFVIYYVVFRFTITKFNLMTPGRELAVAGSEADGQDVNVSGDKEQDVAGLARQYIAAVGGSDNLTGIDACITRLRLSVKDSSLVNEALAKRLGASGVIRLNKTSVQIIVGFVAEKIANAMKTTGPVAASEAAPVAAAPVAAKPQAVPNATTIAALVSPVTGEVVALEQVPDEAFASKAVGDGVAVKPTEKTVVSPAAGTIVKIFNTNHAFCLETEKGAEIVVHMGIDTVALGGQGFTRLVEEGAEVVAGQPILEMDLDFLNANARSMISPVVCSNIDDFSGLVLQAKGQVVAGQTPLYEIKGK; this is encoded by the coding sequence GTGAGTATTCTAGGTTATTTACAAAAGGTTGGTCGCGCACTGATGGTGCCGGTCGCCACGCTGCCAGCGGCAGCAATTCTGATGGGTGTCGGCTACTGGATTGACCCGGTTAGCTGGGGTGGTGACAACGCACTTGCGGCGCTGTTCATCAAGTCGGGTTCCGCCATCATCGACAATATGTCTGTACTGTTCGCGATCGGTGTCGCTTACGGTATGTCCAAAGATAAAGACGGTGCAGCAGCATTAACAGGTTTTGTGGGCTTCCTCGTGTTGACCACGCTCTGTTCTCCGGCAGCGGTTGCCATGATTCAGAAGATCCCAGTGGACCAGGTGCCTGCTGCGTTCGGTAAGATCAGCAACCAGTTCGTCGGTATCCTCGTGGGTATCATCTCTGCGGAACTGTACAACCGCTTCAGCGGCGTTGAGCTGCCGAAGGCGCTGTCGTTCTTCAGCGGTCGCCGTCTGGTGCCGATCCTGACCTCCTTCGTCATGATCGCCGTCGCGTTCATCCTGATGTACGTCTGGCCTGTGATCTTCGACGGTCTGGTGAACTTCGGTGAGCACATCCAGAAACTCGGTTCTGCGGGCGCAGGTATCTATGCCTTCTTCAACCGTCTGTTGATTCCGGTCGGTCTGCACCACGCCCTGAACTCCGTGTTCTGGTTTGACGTGGCAGGTATTAACGATATCCCTAACTTCCTCGGCGGCGCACAGTCCATCGAAACAGGTAAAGGCATCGTGGGTATCACCGGTCGTTATCAGGCGGGCTTCTTCCCGATTATGATGTTCGGTCTGCCGGGTGCTGCGCTGGCTATCTATCACTGCGCACGTCCAGAGAACAAAGCGAAAGTTCTGGGTATCATGATGGCGGGCGCATTCGCGGCCTTCTTCACCGGTATCACCGAGCCGCTGGAATTCTCCTTCATGTTCGTGGCGCCGGTTCTGTATGTGATCCACGCCGTGCTGACCGGTATCTCTGTGTTCATCGCCGCGTCGATGCACTGGATTGCAGGCTTCGGCTTCAGTGCGGGTCTGGTGGATATGGTGCTGTCGTCCCGTAACCCGCTGGCGACTCACTGGTGGATGCTGATCCCTCAGGGTCTGGTGTTCTTCGTGATTTACTATGTGGTGTTCCGCTTCACTATCACCAAATTCAACCTGATGACTCCGGGTCGCGAGCTGGCTGTTGCCGGTAGCGAAGCGGATGGTCAGGACGTGAATGTGAGCGGTGATAAAGAGCAGGACGTTGCAGGCCTGGCGCGTCAGTACATCGCCGCAGTCGGTGGTTCTGACAACCTGACCGGTATCGACGCCTGTATCACCCGTCTGCGCCTCAGCGTGAAAGATTCTTCTCTGGTTAACGAAGCACTGGCTAAACGTCTGGGCGCATCCGGTGTGATTCGTCTGAACAAAACCAGCGTGCAGATTATCGTGGGCTTCGTGGCAGAAAAAATCGCTAACGCCATGAAAACCACCGGTCCGGTAGCCGCTTCTGAAGCTGCTCCTGTCGCCGCTGCACCTGTAGCTGCAAAACCACAGGCGGTTCCTAACGCCACCACCATCGCGGCGCTGGTTTCTCCAGTGACCGGTGAAGTGGTTGCCCTGGAGCAGGTTCCTGATGAAGCCTTCGCCAGCAAAGCGGTCGGTGATGGTGTCGCTGTGAAACCAACGGAAAAAACCGTGGTTTCTCCGGCAGCCGGTACCATCGTGAAAATCTTCAACACCAACCATGCCTTCTGCCTCGAAACGGAGAAGGGGGCTGAGATCGTGGTCCACATGGGTATCGACACCGTCGCCCTGGGTGGTCAAGGCTTCACGCGTCTGGTTGAAGAGGGTGCCGAAGTGGTGGCAGGTCAGCCGATTCTGGAAATGGATCTGGACTTCCTGAACGCCAATGCGCGCTCCATGATTAGCCCGGTTGTTTGCAGCAACATCGACGACTTTAGCGGTCTGGTTCTCCAGGCGAAAGGTCAGGTCGTTGCTGGTCAAACGCCACTGTACGAGATTAAAGGCAAGTAA
- the glnS gene encoding glutamine--tRNA ligase, with amino-acid sequence MSEAEARPSNFIRQIIDEDLASGKHTTVHTRFPPEPNGYLHIGHAKSICLNFGIAQDYQGQCNLRFDDTNPVKEDIEYVESIKNDVQWLGFTWSGDICYSSDYFDQLHAYAVELINKGLAYVDELSADEIREYRGSLTAPGKNSPFRDRSVEENLALFEKMRAGGFEEGKACLRAKIDMASPFIVMRDPVLYRIKFAEHHQTGNKWCIYPMYDFTHCISDALEGITHSLCTLEFQDNRRLYDWVLDNITIPVHPRQYEFSRLNLEYTVMSKRKLNLLVTDKHVEGWDDPRMPTISGLRRRGYTAASIREFIKRIGVTKQDNTIEMASLESCIREDLNENAPRAMAVIDPVKLVIENYPQGESEQVTMPNHPSKPEMGSREVPFSAEIWIDRADFREEANKQYKRLVLGKEVRLRNAYVIKAERVEKDAEGNITTIFCTYDAETLSKDPADGRKVKGVIHWVSAAHALPVEIRLYDRLFSIPNPGAAEDFLATINQESLVIKQGYAEPSLKTAEAGKAYQFEREGYFCLDSRYATATKLVFNRTVGLRDTWAKIGE; translated from the coding sequence ATGAGTGAGGCTGAAGCCCGCCCGAGTAACTTTATTCGCCAGATCATCGATGAAGATCTGGCCAGTGGTAAGCACACCACAGTTCATACCCGTTTCCCGCCGGAGCCAAACGGCTACCTGCATATCGGTCATGCGAAATCGATCTGCCTGAACTTCGGCATCGCGCAAGACTACCAGGGCCAATGCAACCTGCGTTTCGATGACACCAACCCTGTTAAAGAAGACATCGAATACGTTGAGTCCATCAAGAACGACGTGCAATGGTTAGGCTTCACCTGGTCTGGCGATATCTGCTACTCCTCTGACTATTTTGATCAGCTGCACGCCTACGCCGTAGAGCTTATCAACAAAGGCCTGGCCTACGTTGACGAGCTGTCTGCTGACGAAATCCGCGAATACCGTGGCTCGCTGACGGCGCCGGGCAAAAACAGCCCGTTCCGCGATCGCAGCGTCGAAGAGAACCTCGCGCTGTTCGAAAAAATGCGTGCCGGTGGCTTCGAAGAGGGCAAAGCCTGTCTGCGTGCCAAAATCGACATGGCGTCGCCGTTCATCGTGATGCGCGATCCGGTGCTGTATCGCATTAAATTTGCTGAGCACCACCAGACCGGCAACAAGTGGTGCATCTACCCGATGTACGACTTCACCCACTGCATCAGTGATGCGCTGGAAGGCATTACGCACTCCCTGTGTACGCTGGAGTTCCAGGACAACCGTCGTCTGTACGACTGGGTGCTGGATAACATCACCATCCCTGTGCATCCGCGTCAGTACGAGTTCTCTCGTCTGAATCTGGAATACACCGTGATGTCCAAGCGTAAGCTGAACCTGCTGGTGACGGACAAGCACGTAGAAGGCTGGGATGACCCACGTATGCCGACCATCTCCGGTCTGCGTCGTCGTGGCTATACAGCTGCCTCTATTCGCGAATTCATCAAGCGTATCGGCGTGACCAAGCAGGACAACACCATTGAGATGGCGTCTCTGGAATCCTGCATTCGCGAAGATCTGAACGAAAACGCACCGCGCGCGATGGCGGTTATCGATCCGGTTAAACTGGTTATCGAAAACTACCCGCAGGGCGAGAGCGAGCAGGTCACCATGCCGAACCATCCGAGCAAACCGGAAATGGGCAGCCGTGAAGTGCCGTTCAGCGCCGAGATCTGGATCGACCGCGCTGACTTCCGCGAAGAAGCGAACAAGCAGTACAAGCGTCTGGTGCTGGGCAAAGAAGTTCGCCTGCGCAATGCGTACGTGATCAAAGCTGAGCGCGTTGAGAAAGACGCCGAAGGCAACATCACGACTATCTTCTGTACTTACGACGCAGAGACCCTGAGCAAGGATCCTGCTGACGGACGCAAAGTGAAAGGCGTGATCCACTGGGTGAGCGCAGCACACGCGCTGCCGGTTGAAATTCGTCTGTACGATCGTCTGTTCAGCATTCCGAACCCGGGCGCGGCAGAAGATTTCCTGGCGACCATCAACCAGGAATCATTGGTCATCAAACAGGGTTATGCAGAACCTTCCCTGAAAACGGCCGAAGCAGGTAAAGCGTATCAGTTCGAGCGTGAAGGTTACTTCTGTCTCGACAGCCGTTATGCAACCGCTACCAAACTGGTATTTAACCGTACCGTCGGTCTGCGTGACACCTGGGCCAAAATCGGCGAGTAA